The Pogona vitticeps strain Pit_001003342236 chromosome 6, PviZW2.1, whole genome shotgun sequence genome contains a region encoding:
- the GJC2 gene encoding gap junction gamma-2 protein yields MTNMSWSFLTRLLEEIHNHSTFVGKVWLTVLIVFRIVLTAVGGESIYSDEQSKFTCNTKQPGCDNVCYDAFAPLSHVRFWVFQIIMISTPSVIYLGYAIHRIARSSEDEKKRCRGFKKKKQFALNWQAVRNLEDPLGPDEEEPMIADEIMEAEEKTKKEEKKKDQQKHDGRRHIQEEGLMKIYVFQLLTRASFEVCFLIGQYMLYGFEVTPYYLCSRQPCPHEVDCFVSRPTEKTIFLLVMYVVSCLCLLLNVAEMCHLGIGTIRDAIRERKIHSFRQPPYNYAAYPKNISCPPEYNLVVKSDKPAKVPNSLMAHEQNLANVAQEQHCTSPDENIPPDLSTLHKHLRVAQEQLDIAFQSYNSTQANGQPSRTSSPASGGTVAEQNRANTAQEKQGAKPKASSEKGSSNGKDGKNSVWI; encoded by the coding sequence ATGACCAACATGAGCTGGAGTTTCCTCACCCGCCTACTAGAAGAAATCCACAACCACTCCACTTTTGTCGGGAAGGTCTGGCTGACCGTCTTGATCGTCTTCCGGATCGTCTTGACGGCCGTCGGAGGCGAGTCCATCTATTCCGACGAGCAGAGCAAGTTCACGTGTAACACCAAGCAGCCCGGCTGCGACAACGTGTGCTATGACGCTTTCGCCCCGCTGTCCCACGTCCGCTTCTGGGTCTTCCAGATCATCATGATCTCGACGCCTTCCGTCATCTACCTGGGCTACGCCATCCACCGGATCGCCCGGTCTTCGGAAGACGAGAAGAAGAGGTGCCGAGGgttcaagaagaagaagcagtttGCGCTCAACTGGCAGGCGGTCCGCAATCTGGAAGACCCTCTGGGGCCGGACGAGGAAGAGCCCATGATAGCGGATGAAATCATGGAAGCGGAAGAGAAAaccaagaaggaggagaagaagaaggatcAGCAGAAACACGATGGCCGGAGACATATCCAAGAGGAAGGCCTGATGAAAATTTATGTCTTCCAGCTTCTCACCCGAGCCTCCTTCGAAGTGTGCTTCTTGATCGGGCAGTACATGCTCTACGGCTTCGAAGTCACACCCTACTACCTTTGCAGCCGACAGCCTTGCCCGCACGAAGTCGACTGCTTTGTCTCCAGGCCCACTGAGAAGACCATCTTTCTCTTGGTGATGTACGTCGTCAGTTGCCTTTGCCTGCTGCTCAACGTGGCCGAGATGTGCCATTTGGGCATCGGCACCATCCGAGACGCCATCCGGGAGCGGAAAATCCACAGCTTCCGGCAGCCGCCCTACAACTATGCCGCTTATCCCAAGAATATCTCCTGTCCTCCGGAATATAACCTGGTGGTGAAATCGGACAAGCCGGCCAAAGTGCCCAACAGCCTGATGGCCCACGAGCAGAACTTGGCCAACGTGGCGCAAGAACAGCACTGCACCAGCCCCGATGAGAACATCCCGCCAGACTTGTCCACGCTCCACAAACACTTGCGGGTCGCTCAGGAGCAGCTAGACATTGCCTTCCAAAGCTACAATAGCACTCAGGCCAACGGGCAGCCTTCACGGACCAGCAGCCCGGCTTCTGGAGGGACAGTGGCGGAGCAGAACCGAGCCAATACGGCCCAGGAGAAACAAGGGGCAAAGCCCAAGGCCAGTTCGGAGAAGGGTAGTTCTAATGGCAAAGACGGGAAGAACTCAGTATGGATATAG
- the IBA57 gene encoding iron-sulfur cluster assembly factor IBA57, mitochondrial isoform X1, translating into MNGENAPERAAAIRRRAEVLRPMRGGVQSRGPASSGVSRACALGLASLCHTQDGDGQPGAFPLLPAPPAAAMLVRASAALLRPRRALLCRWGGAAAGKRARRLSGGAAGEAALRCFPLNRALLRLQGPDAEAFLQGLLTNDVTRLTPAGGGAPRALYAHALNVQGRCLYDVILYRIHESSQDEPHILLECDATALDSLQKHLKLYKIRRKVNIALCLDLSLWAVIPKEPSGDVACKLQQHTSEAVVATPDPRVEVMGWRLITGKGADLQHIVPGSQIGSIKEYHRHRYKQGIPEGVEDLPSGVALPLESNLAYLNGISFTKGCYIGQELTARTHHMGVIRKRLLPVRLSDPVPSEGVPEGAEILSETGKSAGKYRAGRGECGIALLRLAHIHEPLHLKLSGDARVSLTACIPKWWPKSTDK; encoded by the exons ATGAATGGAGAAAACGCTCCTGAACGGGCAGCGGCGATTCGCAGAAGGGCGGAGGTCCTGCGACCAATGAGAGGCGGAGTTCAAAGCCGcggccccgcctcctctggtgtcTCGCGCGCCTGCGCACTCGGCCTGGCGTCCCTCTGCCACACACAAGATGGTGACGGGCAGCCGGGCGCCTTCCCCCTTCTTCCCGCTCCTCCTGCGGCCGCCATGCTGGTGAGGGCGAGCGCGGCTCTGCTGCGGCCCCGGCGGGCTCTCCTCTGCCGCTGGGGGGGCGCCGCCGCCGGCAAGAGGGCGAGGAGGCTGAGCGGGGGAGCGGCCGGGGAGGCGGCCCTCCGCTGCTTCCCCCTCAACCGGGCGCTCCTCCGCCTGCAAGGCCCGGACGCCGAGGCCTTCCTCCAAGGCCTGCTGACCAATGACGTGACGCGCCTGACGCCGGCCGGGGGCGGGGCTCCGCGCGCGCTCTACGCGCATGCCCTCAACGTCCAAGGGAGGTGCCTCTATGACGTCATCCTGTACAG GATTCACGAAAGCTCACAAGACGAGCCCCACATCCTGTTGGAATGTGATGCCACCGCCCTAGACTCCCTACAGAAGCACTTGAAACTCTATAAGATCCGGAGGAAAGTAAACATCGCCCTGTGCCTTGACCTCTCTTTATGGGCTGTTATTCCAAAGGAACCTTCGGGGGATGTGGCCTGCAAGCTCCAGCAGCATACTAGCGAAGCTGTGGTTGCAACGCCTGATCCCAGAGTGGAAGTTATGGGTTGGAGGCTGATAACGGGCAAAGGTGCAGACCTGCAACATATTGTCCCTGGGAGCCAGATTGGAAGCATTAAAGAATATCATAGACACAGGTATAAACAAG GCATCCCTGAAGGAGTTGAGGATTTGCCTTCCGGAGTAGCCTTGCCTTTGGAATCCAACCTGGCTTACCTGAATGGTATTAGTTTCACCAAAGGCTGTTACATTGGCCAAGAGTTAACGGCCAGAACCCACCACATGGGTGTCATCCGCAAGCGCCTCTTGCCGGTACGGCTTTCGGATCCTGTGCCTTCCGAAGGAGTCCCCGAAGGTGCTGAGATTCTGTCAGAGACAGGAAAGTCTGCTGGGAAGTACCGGGCTGGGAGAGGTGAATGTGGGATAGCGCTCCTGCGACTAGCTCACATACACGAACCACTTCATCTGAAGCTCTCGGGGGATGCACGTGTAAGTCTCACGGCCTGCATTCCAAAATGGTGGCCGAAATCGACTGATAAATAG
- the IBA57 gene encoding iron-sulfur cluster assembly factor IBA57, mitochondrial isoform X2, which yields MLYIVGSLALSSSQFWIHESSQDEPHILLECDATALDSLQKHLKLYKIRRKVNIALCLDLSLWAVIPKEPSGDVACKLQQHTSEAVVATPDPRVEVMGWRLITGKGADLQHIVPGSQIGSIKEYHRHRYKQGIPEGVEDLPSGVALPLESNLAYLNGISFTKGCYIGQELTARTHHMGVIRKRLLPVRLSDPVPSEGVPEGAEILSETGKSAGKYRAGRGECGIALLRLAHIHEPLHLKLSGDARVSLTACIPKWWPKSTDK from the exons atgctatacatagtCGGTTCCCTGGCTCTCTccagtagccagttctg GATTCACGAAAGCTCACAAGACGAGCCCCACATCCTGTTGGAATGTGATGCCACCGCCCTAGACTCCCTACAGAAGCACTTGAAACTCTATAAGATCCGGAGGAAAGTAAACATCGCCCTGTGCCTTGACCTCTCTTTATGGGCTGTTATTCCAAAGGAACCTTCGGGGGATGTGGCCTGCAAGCTCCAGCAGCATACTAGCGAAGCTGTGGTTGCAACGCCTGATCCCAGAGTGGAAGTTATGGGTTGGAGGCTGATAACGGGCAAAGGTGCAGACCTGCAACATATTGTCCCTGGGAGCCAGATTGGAAGCATTAAAGAATATCATAGACACAGGTATAAACAAG GCATCCCTGAAGGAGTTGAGGATTTGCCTTCCGGAGTAGCCTTGCCTTTGGAATCCAACCTGGCTTACCTGAATGGTATTAGTTTCACCAAAGGCTGTTACATTGGCCAAGAGTTAACGGCCAGAACCCACCACATGGGTGTCATCCGCAAGCGCCTCTTGCCGGTACGGCTTTCGGATCCTGTGCCTTCCGAAGGAGTCCCCGAAGGTGCTGAGATTCTGTCAGAGACAGGAAAGTCTGCTGGGAAGTACCGGGCTGGGAGAGGTGAATGTGGGATAGCGCTCCTGCGACTAGCTCACATACACGAACCACTTCATCTGAAGCTCTCGGGGGATGCACGTGTAAGTCTCACGGCCTGCATTCCAAAATGGTGGCCGAAATCGACTGATAAATAG
- the LOC110085112 gene encoding uncharacterized protein LOC110085112 isoform X1, with the protein MKMVAEGAPPLAAPFPAGPPRPEVEQVKTSNLCWFENVTQLGNNGFHIESGDMVKQSTTFSCCKPQVNSPNMDTQFFSPIFGGITNTPSSVDSSQFYTGWSACGDDANTVAALHDCTQKRAQVNLSYSGNGPDMFGLVTDILEEPEKQEAATDWNSLSRLFPPVWSSDFQNNSSLSGLFPMKILGNDDLTNLVDVQQSYEENWQKASSVELLKNELNDLHVIGSWESPGSVCIQSPEDILKNADPENKALKSIGTNQGNFVRVQNYNKNSHGSTPSSHNKIKDTTNKECQKSGRGREMMMRNDTEGSSNNFIQLSNSPIGGIWDPVIQENNLCPEQYTGFTTTHECQEFSYLSEHFLSSALNTENSFPEAVETEFQENYPQNSHHNIRMSVTFHNGEHKGPLQPQKAPCSQSALKPTARNMKSSYNGYTWLETKRPNPSAVSCATYGKQKEMSSVQSGGPSTKRSPGQLSYSQKPSGPSLRNDGKQQLFANIPSISGYSSSRENQKQPRNPVGHSQIHSLAVSEGYCGKVSVNASSSCLSQQHSLINESAKHHRFNNKQNRYNTDERRGQYEGRQRNHSIPHTRYVGPDQPQLEIWGRKPEPNGAALTDFINPSFLPVFPLVSGYKPMPSFPPLNPHLFSSPANVAFSLLPFPWAELADLLPYDDLPHLSPFLNDLFCGETASPCLAFPPPPSQYRPPRSRNGPANELHIHLEECYEQWRALERERKKTEADLARSFPGKRVSISSNAPFSQLPAKPSRVDRLIVDQFREQARVHSLVGKMQHLCEIPVHRNISATLGRHLEAICATQAKRKEEIINAVNPQRLGMSRYNKEKDVLALAAAIKDLAFFTRKTRTALWCAFQMTLPKTSAGALVKKEEVEKALQGLCPVDCSFRVKILAEQEDKENQRENPNEPQPVIK; encoded by the exons ATGAAGATGGTGGCGGAAGGCGCCCCCCCTCTAGCGGCTCCCTTCCCCGCAGGGCCCCCCCGGCCTGAG GTGGAACAGGTTAAGACGTCCAATCTCTGCTGGTTTGAAAATGTTACTCAACTTGGAAACAACGGTTTCCACATTGAAAGTGGGGACATGGTTAAACAAAGCACCACATTCAGTTGTTGTAAGCCACAG GTAAACAGCCCTAACATGGATACCCAGTTTTTCTCCCCAATATTTGGAGGAATCACCAATACACCATCCTCTGTGGACTCTTCCCAGTTCTATACTGGCTGGTCAGCCTGTGGAGATGATGCCAATACTGTTGCTGCATTACATGACTGTACACAAAAAAG gGCACAGGTCAATCTGTCCTATTCTGGCAACGGCCCCGATATGTTTGGTTTAGTGACAGATATCTTAGAGGAGCCAGAGAAGCAAGAGGCTGCTACAGACTG GAATTCTTTATCAAGATTATTCCCACCAGTGTGGTCATCAGACTTTCAAAACAACAGCAGCCTCTCGGGTCTTTTTCCTATGAAGATTTTGGGAAATGATGACCTTACCAACTTAGTTGATGTCCAGCAATCTTACGAAGAAAACTGGCAAAAGGCATCCTCTGTGGAATTGTTAAAGAACGAACTCAACGACCTCCATGTCATAGGATCCTGGGAGTCGCCTGGGAGTGTTTGCATCCAGTCACCTGAGGACATCCTGAAGAACGCTGATCCAGAGAACAAGGCTCTTAAGAGTATTGGAACCAATCAAGGCAACTTTGTACGCGTGCAAAATTACAACAAGAATAGCCATGGGAGCACACCTTCGtctcataataaaataaaagacactaCCAATAAGGAATGCCAGAAATCTGGCAGAGGAAGAGAGATGATGATGAGAAATGACACAGAAGGCTCAAGCAACAATTTCATCCAGCTGTCAAATTCTCCTATAGGTGGAATATGGGACCCAGTAATCCAGGAAAATAATTTGTGTCCTGAACAGTATACGGGTTTTACAACTACTCATGAGTGTCAGGAATTTAGCTACTTGTCTGAACATTTTCTTAGTTCAGCACTTAATACAGAAAATAGCTTTCCTGAAGCAGTGGAAACAGAATTTCAGGAAAACTACCCACAAAACAGCCACCATAACATCCGAATGTCAGTGACCTTTCACAATGGTGAACATAAGGGCCCCCTACAGCCTCAGAAAGCTCCCTGTAGTCAGTCGGCTCTAAAACCAACTGCGCGGAACATGAAGTCATCTTACAATGGATATACGTGGCTGGAGACAAAAAGACCAAATCCAAGTGCTGTGTCCTGTGCAACCTATgggaagcaaaaggaaatgtCTTCCGTTCAGTCAGGTGGACCTTCCACTAAACGGTCCCCAGGCCAGCTATCCTATTCACAGAAGCCATCAGGGCCATCCTTGAGAAATGATGGCAAACAACAGTTATTTGCTAACATTCCCAGTATTTCAGGATATTCTAGTTCTAGAGAAAATCAGAAACAACCACGTAACCCTGTTGGACACTCCCAGATTCATTCTTTAGCTGTTTCAGAGGGATACTGTGGTAAAGTATCTGTTAATGCTTCTTCCAGTTGTTTATCACAGCAGCACTCGCTGATAAACGAGTCTGCAAAGCACCACAGATTTAATAATAAGCAAAACCGATATAATACCGATGAGAGAAGAGGGCAATacgaaggaagacagaggaatcATTCAATTCCACACACAAGATATGTAGGCCCGGATCAGCCACAGCTTGAAATATGGGGAAGAAAACCAGAACCAAATGGTGCTGCCTTAACTGATTTCATcaatccttctttccttcctgtgttCCCATTAGTGTCTGGTTATAAACCCATGCCCAGTTTCCCTCCATTGAATCCTCACCTGTTTTCATCACCCGCCAATGTTGCGTTTTCTCTTTTGCCGTTTCCATGGGCTGAACTTGCTGATCTCCTTCCTTATGACGACTTGCCCCATTTAAGTCCTTTCCTGAATGACCTCTTCTGTGGAGAGACTGCTTCTCCGTGCTTGGCCTTTCCACCGCCCCCTAGCCAGTATCGGCCTCCAAGGAGTCGTAATGGACCGGCCAATGAGCTTCATATTCATCTGGAAGAATGTTATGAGCAGTGGAGAGCACTAGAAAGAGAACGGAAAAAG ACAGAGGCAGATCTAGCAAGAAGTTTTCCAGGGAAGCGGGTGTCCATCTCCAGTAATGCTCCCTTTTCCCAGCTTCCTGCCAAGCCTTCCCGCGTGGATCGTCTGATTGTGGACCAGTTCCGAGAGCAGGCAAGA GTACACAGCTTAGTTGGGAAAATGCAACACCTCTGTGAGATTCCTGTCCATAGAAACATATCTGCCACTTTGGGACGTCATTTGGAAGCCATCTGTGCTACTCAAGCAAAACGCAAGGAAGAGATCATTAATGCTGTTAATCCTCAGCGGCTAGGGATGTCTCGTTACAATAAGGAAAAAG ATGTCCTAGCTCTTGCAGCTGCCATTAAAGATCTGGCCTTCTTCACGCGGAAAACCCGTACAGCTTTGTGGTGCGCTTTTCAGATGACGCTGCCGAAAACGTCAGCAGGCGCCCTGGTGAAAAAGGAGGAAGTGGAAAAGGCGTTGCAGGGGCTCTGCCCGGTAGACTGCAGCTTCCGAGTGAAGATCCTTGCAGagcaggaagacaaagaaaaccaGAGGGAGAATCCCAATGAACCCCAACCAGTCATCAAATGA
- the LOC110085112 gene encoding uncharacterized protein LOC110085112 isoform X2: protein MVKQSTTFSCCKPQVNSPNMDTQFFSPIFGGITNTPSSVDSSQFYTGWSACGDDANTVAALHDCTQKRAQVNLSYSGNGPDMFGLVTDILEEPEKQEAATDWNSLSRLFPPVWSSDFQNNSSLSGLFPMKILGNDDLTNLVDVQQSYEENWQKASSVELLKNELNDLHVIGSWESPGSVCIQSPEDILKNADPENKALKSIGTNQGNFVRVQNYNKNSHGSTPSSHNKIKDTTNKECQKSGRGREMMMRNDTEGSSNNFIQLSNSPIGGIWDPVIQENNLCPEQYTGFTTTHECQEFSYLSEHFLSSALNTENSFPEAVETEFQENYPQNSHHNIRMSVTFHNGEHKGPLQPQKAPCSQSALKPTARNMKSSYNGYTWLETKRPNPSAVSCATYGKQKEMSSVQSGGPSTKRSPGQLSYSQKPSGPSLRNDGKQQLFANIPSISGYSSSRENQKQPRNPVGHSQIHSLAVSEGYCGKVSVNASSSCLSQQHSLINESAKHHRFNNKQNRYNTDERRGQYEGRQRNHSIPHTRYVGPDQPQLEIWGRKPEPNGAALTDFINPSFLPVFPLVSGYKPMPSFPPLNPHLFSSPANVAFSLLPFPWAELADLLPYDDLPHLSPFLNDLFCGETASPCLAFPPPPSQYRPPRSRNGPANELHIHLEECYEQWRALERERKKTEADLARSFPGKRVSISSNAPFSQLPAKPSRVDRLIVDQFREQARVHSLVGKMQHLCEIPVHRNISATLGRHLEAICATQAKRKEEIINAVNPQRLGMSRYNKEKDVLALAAAIKDLAFFTRKTRTALWCAFQMTLPKTSAGALVKKEEVEKALQGLCPVDCSFRVKILAEQEDKENQRENPNEPQPVIK, encoded by the exons ATGGTTAAACAAAGCACCACATTCAGTTGTTGTAAGCCACAG GTAAACAGCCCTAACATGGATACCCAGTTTTTCTCCCCAATATTTGGAGGAATCACCAATACACCATCCTCTGTGGACTCTTCCCAGTTCTATACTGGCTGGTCAGCCTGTGGAGATGATGCCAATACTGTTGCTGCATTACATGACTGTACACAAAAAAG gGCACAGGTCAATCTGTCCTATTCTGGCAACGGCCCCGATATGTTTGGTTTAGTGACAGATATCTTAGAGGAGCCAGAGAAGCAAGAGGCTGCTACAGACTG GAATTCTTTATCAAGATTATTCCCACCAGTGTGGTCATCAGACTTTCAAAACAACAGCAGCCTCTCGGGTCTTTTTCCTATGAAGATTTTGGGAAATGATGACCTTACCAACTTAGTTGATGTCCAGCAATCTTACGAAGAAAACTGGCAAAAGGCATCCTCTGTGGAATTGTTAAAGAACGAACTCAACGACCTCCATGTCATAGGATCCTGGGAGTCGCCTGGGAGTGTTTGCATCCAGTCACCTGAGGACATCCTGAAGAACGCTGATCCAGAGAACAAGGCTCTTAAGAGTATTGGAACCAATCAAGGCAACTTTGTACGCGTGCAAAATTACAACAAGAATAGCCATGGGAGCACACCTTCGtctcataataaaataaaagacactaCCAATAAGGAATGCCAGAAATCTGGCAGAGGAAGAGAGATGATGATGAGAAATGACACAGAAGGCTCAAGCAACAATTTCATCCAGCTGTCAAATTCTCCTATAGGTGGAATATGGGACCCAGTAATCCAGGAAAATAATTTGTGTCCTGAACAGTATACGGGTTTTACAACTACTCATGAGTGTCAGGAATTTAGCTACTTGTCTGAACATTTTCTTAGTTCAGCACTTAATACAGAAAATAGCTTTCCTGAAGCAGTGGAAACAGAATTTCAGGAAAACTACCCACAAAACAGCCACCATAACATCCGAATGTCAGTGACCTTTCACAATGGTGAACATAAGGGCCCCCTACAGCCTCAGAAAGCTCCCTGTAGTCAGTCGGCTCTAAAACCAACTGCGCGGAACATGAAGTCATCTTACAATGGATATACGTGGCTGGAGACAAAAAGACCAAATCCAAGTGCTGTGTCCTGTGCAACCTATgggaagcaaaaggaaatgtCTTCCGTTCAGTCAGGTGGACCTTCCACTAAACGGTCCCCAGGCCAGCTATCCTATTCACAGAAGCCATCAGGGCCATCCTTGAGAAATGATGGCAAACAACAGTTATTTGCTAACATTCCCAGTATTTCAGGATATTCTAGTTCTAGAGAAAATCAGAAACAACCACGTAACCCTGTTGGACACTCCCAGATTCATTCTTTAGCTGTTTCAGAGGGATACTGTGGTAAAGTATCTGTTAATGCTTCTTCCAGTTGTTTATCACAGCAGCACTCGCTGATAAACGAGTCTGCAAAGCACCACAGATTTAATAATAAGCAAAACCGATATAATACCGATGAGAGAAGAGGGCAATacgaaggaagacagaggaatcATTCAATTCCACACACAAGATATGTAGGCCCGGATCAGCCACAGCTTGAAATATGGGGAAGAAAACCAGAACCAAATGGTGCTGCCTTAACTGATTTCATcaatccttctttccttcctgtgttCCCATTAGTGTCTGGTTATAAACCCATGCCCAGTTTCCCTCCATTGAATCCTCACCTGTTTTCATCACCCGCCAATGTTGCGTTTTCTCTTTTGCCGTTTCCATGGGCTGAACTTGCTGATCTCCTTCCTTATGACGACTTGCCCCATTTAAGTCCTTTCCTGAATGACCTCTTCTGTGGAGAGACTGCTTCTCCGTGCTTGGCCTTTCCACCGCCCCCTAGCCAGTATCGGCCTCCAAGGAGTCGTAATGGACCGGCCAATGAGCTTCATATTCATCTGGAAGAATGTTATGAGCAGTGGAGAGCACTAGAAAGAGAACGGAAAAAG ACAGAGGCAGATCTAGCAAGAAGTTTTCCAGGGAAGCGGGTGTCCATCTCCAGTAATGCTCCCTTTTCCCAGCTTCCTGCCAAGCCTTCCCGCGTGGATCGTCTGATTGTGGACCAGTTCCGAGAGCAGGCAAGA GTACACAGCTTAGTTGGGAAAATGCAACACCTCTGTGAGATTCCTGTCCATAGAAACATATCTGCCACTTTGGGACGTCATTTGGAAGCCATCTGTGCTACTCAAGCAAAACGCAAGGAAGAGATCATTAATGCTGTTAATCCTCAGCGGCTAGGGATGTCTCGTTACAATAAGGAAAAAG ATGTCCTAGCTCTTGCAGCTGCCATTAAAGATCTGGCCTTCTTCACGCGGAAAACCCGTACAGCTTTGTGGTGCGCTTTTCAGATGACGCTGCCGAAAACGTCAGCAGGCGCCCTGGTGAAAAAGGAGGAAGTGGAAAAGGCGTTGCAGGGGCTCTGCCCGGTAGACTGCAGCTTCCGAGTGAAGATCCTTGCAGagcaggaagacaaagaaaaccaGAGGGAGAATCCCAATGAACCCCAACCAGTCATCAAATGA